Proteins found in one Salinimonas lutimaris genomic segment:
- a CDS encoding FAD-dependent oxidoreductase translates to MAKNVYQFVDVERIDPPKKPIQVRKEEFAEIYQPMTQSQTEGQADRCLDCGNPYCEFKCPVHNYIPQWLDLANQGRIMEAAELSHKTNSLPEVCGRVCPQDRLCEGDCTLNDDFGAVTIGSIEKYITDTAFKMGWRPDMSDVEWTDKKVAIVGAGPAGLACADVLVRNGVKPVVYDKYEEIGGLLTFGIPSFKLEKDVIKLRREIFTEMGIEFRLNTEIGKDIDFDELMQQYDSVFLGMGTYKSMQGGFEHEHVEGVHEALPFLIANTNRVMGIEKDPADFIDMKDKTVVVLGGGDTTMDCVRTSIRQGAKHVICAYRRDEESMPGSRKEVINAKEEGVEFRFNLQPLDIALTENGQAAGVKLVKTEMGQPDVNGRRRPVEVEGSEHVLEADVVIIAFGFQPSPAPWFADYGIILDEKGRVRAPSAGKFAYQTANPKIFAGGDMVRGSDLVVTAIDEGRKAAGGILDYLNV, encoded by the coding sequence ATGGCTAAAAATGTCTATCAATTTGTTGACGTAGAACGGATCGATCCGCCTAAAAAGCCGATTCAGGTGCGTAAGGAAGAGTTTGCTGAAATCTATCAGCCGATGACGCAATCGCAAACCGAAGGCCAGGCAGATCGTTGCCTGGACTGCGGTAATCCATATTGCGAATTCAAATGCCCGGTGCACAACTATATTCCGCAATGGCTGGATTTGGCGAATCAGGGCCGCATTATGGAAGCGGCTGAGTTATCGCATAAAACAAATAGCCTGCCGGAGGTGTGTGGCCGCGTCTGTCCTCAGGATCGGTTGTGTGAAGGCGACTGTACGCTTAATGATGATTTTGGTGCTGTGACCATTGGCAGTATTGAAAAATATATTACTGACACGGCATTTAAAATGGGCTGGCGCCCGGACATGTCAGATGTAGAGTGGACTGACAAAAAGGTAGCTATCGTGGGGGCCGGACCTGCCGGGCTGGCCTGTGCGGACGTCCTGGTCAGAAACGGCGTAAAACCGGTCGTTTACGACAAGTATGAAGAAATTGGCGGACTGCTGACCTTCGGCATCCCGTCCTTCAAGCTGGAAAAAGACGTCATTAAGCTGCGGCGCGAGATCTTTACCGAAATGGGTATAGAGTTCAGACTCAACACCGAAATCGGTAAGGATATTGATTTTGATGAGCTAATGCAGCAGTACGATTCTGTCTTCCTTGGCATGGGCACTTATAAATCCATGCAGGGTGGCTTTGAGCATGAACATGTTGAAGGCGTTCATGAAGCTCTGCCGTTTCTGATTGCGAACACAAACCGGGTGATGGGTATAGAAAAAGATCCCGCTGATTTTATCGACATGAAAGATAAAACCGTGGTGGTTTTAGGCGGTGGTGATACCACCATGGACTGTGTCCGGACATCAATTCGCCAGGGCGCCAAGCACGTGATTTGCGCTTATCGCCGTGATGAAGAAAGTATGCCTGGCTCCCGTAAAGAAGTGATTAATGCCAAAGAAGAAGGCGTTGAATTTCGCTTTAATCTGCAGCCGCTGGACATTGCGCTGACTGAAAATGGCCAGGCAGCTGGTGTTAAGCTGGTTAAAACTGAAATGGGCCAGCCCGATGTAAATGGACGACGCCGGCCGGTTGAGGTTGAAGGCTCTGAACATGTGCTGGAGGCGGATGTTGTCATTATTGCCTTTGGTTTCCAGCCTAGTCCCGCCCCCTGGTTTGCAGACTACGGTATTATTCTGGATGAAAAAGGTCGTGTACGGGCTCCATCAGCCGGAAAGTTTGCGTATCAGACTGCCAACCCCAAAATCTTTGCGGGCGGCGATATGGTTCGCGGCTCTGATCTTGTGGTTACCGCCATTGACGAAGGGCGTAAAGCTGCAGGCGGAATTCTGGACTACCTGAACGTGTAG